Proteins found in one Prochlorothrix hollandica PCC 9006 = CALU 1027 genomic segment:
- the crtB gene encoding 15-cis-phytoene synthase CrtB: protein MLQLTKPSTPHRVSLAPVEEAYEICRRITADYAKTFYLGTMLMPAAKRKAIWAIYVWCRHTDELVDGPKAATTTLETLDQWERELESIFAGVPIHDWDVALVDTLQQFPLDIQPFRDMIEGQRMDLHRSRYQTFEELELYCYRVAGTVGLMSTTVMGVEPHTSLSPWLTPEAASYVPVQEAVTLGIANQLTNILRDVGEDARRRGRIYLPLDELAQFNYTEDDLVNGVIDDRWRAFMRFQLDRARYFYQEAERGIGALSRDGRWPVWASLMLYSQILDVIEENDYDVFNRRAYVPNLRKFMSLPVAWTRAIAL, encoded by the coding sequence ATGCTGCAACTGACAAAGCCATCCACCCCTCACAGAGTCTCACTAGCCCCTGTTGAGGAAGCCTACGAAATCTGTCGTCGCATTACCGCCGACTATGCGAAGACCTTTTACCTGGGCACGATGTTGATGCCTGCCGCCAAGCGGAAGGCCATCTGGGCAATTTACGTCTGGTGTCGCCACACTGATGAGCTGGTGGATGGACCCAAAGCCGCAACCACGACCCTGGAAACGTTGGATCAGTGGGAGCGGGAACTGGAGTCCATCTTCGCCGGGGTGCCCATTCACGACTGGGATGTGGCCCTAGTGGACACCCTGCAACAGTTCCCCCTGGATATCCAGCCCTTCCGCGACATGATCGAAGGGCAGCGCATGGACCTGCACCGCAGCCGCTACCAGACCTTTGAGGAACTGGAGCTATATTGCTATCGGGTGGCGGGAACCGTGGGTCTGATGTCTACCACGGTAATGGGGGTGGAACCCCACACCTCCCTCTCCCCCTGGTTAACCCCAGAAGCAGCCAGCTATGTGCCGGTGCAAGAGGCCGTTACCCTGGGGATTGCCAACCAATTGACCAATATTTTGCGGGATGTGGGGGAAGATGCCCGCCGCCGGGGTCGCATTTACCTCCCCCTGGATGAGTTGGCCCAGTTTAATTACACCGAAGATGATTTAGTCAACGGGGTCATTGACGATCGCTGGCGGGCCTTTATGCGGTTTCAGTTGGATCGCGCCCGTTATTTTTACCAAGAAGCGGAGCGGGGCATTGGTGCCCTCAGTCGGGATGGCCGCTGGCCCGTTTGGGCTTCCCTGATGCTCTATAGCCAGATCCTCGATGTCATTGAGGAAAATGACTACGATGTGTTCAACCGCCGCGCCTATGTCCCCAATCTGCGCAAATTCATGAGCTTGCCGGTGGCCTGGACCCGGGCGATCGCCCTCTAG
- a CDS encoding DUF1816 domain-containing protein produces the protein MKEFLATVLHRLGQAYWVEITTTLPQCIYYFGPFLLAQEAEAEMGGYLEDLEQEGAIGIVAVVKRCKPTELTITDDWGDGDSNGNFSPDSSLNHGRQIPQPAPSNPTPTSPQGHSSHS, from the coding sequence ATGAAAGAGTTTTTAGCCACTGTTCTGCACCGATTGGGCCAAGCATATTGGGTTGAAATCACCACAACCCTGCCCCAGTGTATCTATTACTTTGGCCCCTTCCTCTTGGCTCAGGAAGCAGAGGCAGAAATGGGGGGTTACCTAGAAGATCTGGAACAGGAAGGGGCGATCGGCATCGTGGCGGTGGTTAAGCGGTGTAAGCCCACGGAATTGACCATTACCGACGACTGGGGGGATGGAGACAGCAATGGGAACTTCAGCCCTGACAGTTCCCTGAACCATGGCCGTCAGATCCCTCAGCCCGCCCCCAGTAACCCCACCCCCACCAGCCCTCAGGGCCACTCAAGCCACTCTTAA
- the lgt gene encoding prolipoprotein diacylglyceryl transferase: MYPPVDPIIFEVGPLALRWYGLLMVTAIFTGSTLASRFLSRNGQDPDDFWDMLVWVLIPSLIGARLYYVFIQSPRGPEGLGYYLSHPASIFRVWEGGIHIFGALIVGGAAVWLYSRVRQLPVLLYLDAIGLALPLSQAIGRWGNFINQELYGPPTTLPWGLRIDAPHRIPPFTDLVTYPDTVRFHPLFLYESLWNFLGFALLFWISRRFAQHLKPGDLILSYLMVYPLGRFFIELLRTDSWFFPGTPFNAVHIFCAIAVVGAGITLYNRHGEALRQAFKGH, encoded by the coding sequence ATGTATCCACCTGTCGATCCCATTATTTTTGAAGTCGGTCCCCTGGCCCTGCGCTGGTATGGACTGCTGATGGTCACTGCCATTTTCACCGGATCGACCCTAGCCAGCCGCTTCCTGAGCCGTAACGGTCAGGATCCCGATGACTTTTGGGATATGTTGGTGTGGGTACTGATCCCCAGCCTGATAGGGGCGCGGCTCTACTATGTCTTTATCCAATCGCCCCGAGGACCTGAAGGGCTGGGCTACTACCTCAGCCACCCCGCTAGTATTTTCCGAGTTTGGGAAGGGGGGATCCATATTTTTGGAGCCTTGATCGTGGGAGGCGCGGCGGTGTGGCTCTATAGCCGGGTGCGTCAGTTGCCGGTGTTGCTCTATTTGGATGCGATCGGCCTTGCCCTACCCCTATCCCAAGCCATCGGACGTTGGGGTAATTTCATTAACCAAGAACTCTATGGTCCCCCCACCACCCTACCCTGGGGATTGCGCATTGATGCCCCCCACCGTATCCCTCCCTTCACGGATCTGGTGACCTATCCCGACACGGTGCGGTTTCATCCCCTCTTTCTCTATGAATCCCTCTGGAATTTTTTGGGATTCGCCCTCCTGTTTTGGATCTCCCGCCGCTTTGCTCAACACCTGAAACCGGGGGATTTGATCTTGTCTTATCTGATGGTTTATCCCCTGGGGCGCTTTTTCATAGAGTTGCTGCGGACAGATTCCTGGTTTTTTCCCGGTACCCCGTTTAATGCCGTTCATATTTTCTGTGCCATTGCCGTGGTGGGGGCTGGTATCACCCTCTATAACCGCCATGGTGAAGCCCTGAGACAGGCATTCAAGGGTCATTAA
- a CDS encoding ABC transporter ATP-binding protein: MAYSPASGSYSRFRKLLGYLRTHRTVTIAGIVTLLGVNLLGVYIPLIIRDGVDELQGDFNLDRLLALVPLVLVLASVMWVMRMTSRMLIFGVGRRVEFDLKQTIFEHLLTLDPAYFARNTIGDLINRSTSDVDNIRRLLGFAVLSLVNTFFAYGFTLPMMLLINVRLSLMAIAVYPLMLFMVMLFSDRLRVQQGDVQEALSHLSELVQEDLSGIGLIKIYAQEDNERRAFRVINDRLLQANLKLAKTRNMLFPLLEGLASVSLLVLLAFGAGSITLESTAPMPAGSLTVGSFIALILYAERMVFPTALLGFTLTAYQRGEVSIDRIETILLAETKIRDAADALVLDPAEVQGWLKADHLTLTYPGAATPALQEVSFQIAPGETVAIVGPIGSGKSTLANVLPRLLNVAPGQLFLEGIDVTRITLDSLRRVIAYVPQESFLFSTTIRENVRYGDPLRSQDEVQAAAQAAQIHLEILNFPQTYDTLVGERGITLSGGQRQRTALARALLMDAPILILDDALSSVDNQTATAILHNLSQGSQRKTVIFISHQLSAAAIADRILVMDQGRIIQAGSHQDLLAEGGLYRSLWDRQTLEAVVRS; this comes from the coding sequence ATGGCTTATTCCCCTGCATCTGGTTCCTACAGTCGTTTCCGCAAACTGCTGGGCTACCTCCGAACCCACCGCACCGTCACGATTGCCGGCATTGTTACTCTGTTGGGGGTGAACCTGTTGGGGGTCTATATTCCCCTGATCATTCGGGACGGGGTGGATGAATTGCAAGGCGACTTCAACCTCGATCGCCTCCTGGCCTTGGTGCCCCTGGTGTTGGTGTTGGCTTCGGTGATGTGGGTGATGCGCATGACCTCCCGCATGTTGATCTTTGGGGTGGGTCGTCGGGTGGAATTTGACCTGAAGCAAACGATTTTCGAGCATTTGCTCACCTTAGACCCGGCCTACTTTGCCCGCAATACCATTGGCGACCTTATTAACCGCTCCACCAGCGATGTGGACAATATTCGGCGGTTACTGGGGTTTGCGGTGTTGAGCTTAGTCAATACCTTCTTTGCCTATGGCTTCACCCTGCCCATGATGCTCTTGATTAATGTGCGCCTGAGTTTAATGGCGATCGCCGTCTATCCCCTGATGTTATTCATGGTGATGTTGTTTAGCGATCGCCTGCGGGTGCAGCAGGGAGACGTGCAGGAAGCCCTGTCCCACCTCAGCGAACTGGTGCAGGAAGATCTCAGCGGCATCGGACTGATCAAGATTTACGCCCAGGAAGACAACGAGCGGCGGGCTTTCCGGGTCATTAACGATCGCCTGCTCCAGGCCAATCTCAAACTGGCTAAAACCCGCAACATGCTGTTTCCCCTGCTGGAGGGGCTGGCCAGTGTCAGTCTGTTGGTGTTGCTGGCCTTTGGCGCGGGATCCATTACTCTGGAGTCCACCGCCCCCATGCCTGCCGGGAGCCTGACGGTGGGCAGCTTCATCGCCCTCATTCTCTATGCGGAACGCATGGTTTTTCCCACGGCGCTGTTGGGGTTCACCCTGACCGCCTATCAACGGGGGGAAGTGAGCATCGATCGCATTGAGACCATTCTTTTAGCGGAAACCAAGATTCGGGATGCAGCGGATGCCCTCGTCTTGGATCCCGCAGAGGTGCAAGGGTGGCTGAAGGCCGACCATCTGACCCTGACCTATCCCGGTGCGGCGACTCCCGCCCTCCAGGAGGTGTCCTTCCAGATTGCGCCGGGGGAAACCGTGGCGATCGTCGGTCCCATTGGTTCCGGTAAGTCCACCTTGGCCAATGTGCTGCCTCGGCTGTTGAATGTTGCCCCCGGACAATTGTTTTTGGAGGGCATCGATGTCACCCGCATTACCTTAGATAGCCTGCGGCGGGTCATCGCCTATGTGCCCCAGGAGAGCTTTTTATTCAGCACAACGATTCGGGAGAATGTCCGCTATGGGGATCCCCTGCGCAGCCAAGATGAGGTGCAAGCAGCGGCCCAAGCAGCCCAAATCCACCTAGAAATTCTCAATTTCCCCCAAACCTATGACACCCTGGTGGGGGAGCGGGGCATTACCCTATCGGGGGGACAACGGCAACGCACCGCCCTGGCCCGCGCCCTGTTGATGGATGCGCCGATTTTGATTCTGGATGATGCTCTGTCCAGTGTGGACAATCAAACCGCCACCGCCATTTTGCACAACCTCTCCCAGGGTAGCCAGCGCAAGACGGTGATCTTTATTTCCCACCAGCTATCCGCAGCGGCCATCGCCGATCGCATTTTGGTCATGGATCAAGGCCGCATTATCCAGGCTGGCAGCCATCAGGACTTATTGGCAGAGGGGGGATTGTATCGATCGCTGTGGGATCGGCAAACCCTGGAAGCGGTGGTGCGATCTTAG
- the thrB gene encoding homoserine kinase — MAITVTVPATTANLGPGFDCLGAALSLYNSFTFSLLAPETQDYPQIFVEGSGSSSLSLGSDNLLYQAIVRFYQALGQTPPPLHISIQMGVPLARGLGSSATAIVGGLVGANVLAGEPLSPAQIRDLAIELEGHPDNVVPAQQGGCCLAATGMAGDQDWQISEVPWHPALVPVVAIPQFELSTEKARQVLPSTYSRADAIFNAAHVGLLLRGLDSGHGPWLRAALQDRIHQPYRQSLIPGFAAVHQAAIAAGAYGLVISGAGPTLLALTTPDKGEGVAQAMAQAWESAQATVQVLALDRSGAKVQVT; from the coding sequence ATGGCCATTACTGTCACTGTTCCCGCCACCACCGCCAACCTTGGACCCGGTTTTGACTGTCTGGGAGCCGCCCTCAGCCTCTATAATTCCTTCACCTTCAGCCTTTTAGCCCCAGAAACTCAGGACTATCCCCAGATTTTTGTGGAAGGCTCCGGTTCTTCCAGTCTGTCCCTGGGCAGTGACAACTTGCTCTACCAGGCCATTGTGCGGTTTTATCAAGCTTTGGGGCAAACCCCCCCTCCCCTGCACATCAGCATCCAGATGGGGGTGCCCTTGGCGCGGGGATTGGGTAGTTCCGCCACGGCGATCGTGGGGGGGCTGGTGGGAGCCAATGTCCTGGCCGGAGAGCCACTGAGTCCAGCCCAGATCAGGGACCTCGCCATTGAACTGGAGGGGCATCCGGACAATGTGGTGCCCGCCCAACAGGGGGGCTGTTGCCTTGCGGCCACAGGTATGGCGGGGGATCAGGATTGGCAAATTTCTGAGGTTCCCTGGCACCCTGCCCTGGTGCCGGTGGTGGCCATCCCCCAGTTTGAGCTATCCACGGAAAAAGCCCGTCAGGTCTTGCCCAGCACCTACAGCCGCGCCGATGCCATCTTTAATGCGGCCCATGTGGGGCTATTGCTGCGGGGATTGGACAGTGGCCATGGGCCTTGGTTACGGGCAGCGCTCCAGGATCGGATCCACCAGCCCTACCGCCAGAGTTTGATCCCTGGGTTTGCGGCGGTCCACCAGGCCGCGATCGCCGCCGGAGCCTATGGACTGGTGATCAGTGGAGCTGGACCCACCCTCTTAGCCTTAACCACGCCAGACAAGGGGGAGGGGGTGGCCCAGGCCATGGCCCAGGCTTGGGAGTCGGCCCAGGCGACGGTGCAGGTGCTGGCCTTGGATCGATCGGGGGCCAAGGTTCAGGTGACCTAG
- a CDS encoding GntR family transcriptional regulator, which translates to MFKFYIHPDSDTPASNQLYNQIRFAVASRQFPPGHKLPSTRQLAMQTGLHRNTISKVYRQLEEDGVVLAQAGSGIYVRDQGGSQDSQRTTPLIERYPDAYRLVRQSVDEMLKQQCSLNEARELFLAEIDWRLRCSARVLVTVPKQDLGAGELMVQELEQSLHIPVQLVPLEELETVVQQTRSGTVVTSRYFSRDAETVALPHAVRVIAVDIYDYAQELTLISKMKPGSCVGLVSLSSGILRAAEVLIHSLRGEELLLMTCQPDDRYRLEAVARGASTILADRASFEAAQRAVRAAQEDLIRAPQMICCNNYIDAQSIQLLKLELGLE; encoded by the coding sequence ATGTTTAAGTTTTATATTCATCCCGACAGCGATACCCCTGCCTCCAATCAGCTTTATAACCAAATTCGCTTTGCCGTTGCCTCCCGCCAGTTTCCACCGGGCCACAAGCTGCCCAGCACCCGGCAACTGGCCATGCAAACGGGGTTACACCGCAACACCATCAGCAAGGTCTATCGACAACTGGAGGAGGATGGGGTGGTGTTGGCCCAGGCGGGTTCAGGAATCTATGTGCGGGATCAAGGGGGGAGCCAGGACTCCCAACGGACCACCCCGTTAATTGAGCGTTATCCCGATGCCTATCGCTTGGTGCGCCAGAGTGTCGATGAGATGCTGAAGCAACAGTGCTCCTTAAATGAGGCGCGGGAGTTGTTCCTGGCGGAAATTGATTGGCGCTTGCGCTGTAGTGCGCGGGTGTTGGTGACGGTGCCCAAGCAGGATTTGGGGGCGGGGGAGTTGATGGTGCAGGAATTGGAGCAAAGCCTCCATATTCCCGTGCAACTGGTGCCCTTGGAAGAGTTGGAAACGGTGGTGCAGCAAACGCGATCGGGCACGGTGGTCACCAGTCGCTATTTCAGCCGGGATGCAGAAACGGTGGCCCTGCCCCATGCGGTGCGGGTGATTGCGGTGGATATCTATGACTACGCCCAGGAGTTGACCCTGATTAGCAAGATGAAGCCGGGGAGTTGTGTGGGCTTGGTGAGCCTCAGCTCAGGGATTTTGCGGGCGGCGGAGGTGCTGATCCACAGTTTGCGGGGGGAGGAGTTGTTATTGATGACCTGTCAGCCGGACGATCGCTATCGCCTAGAAGCCGTGGCCCGGGGCGCTTCGACGATTTTGGCCGATCGGGCCAGTTTTGAGGCGGCACAACGGGCAGTGCGGGCAGCCCAGGAGGATCTGATCCGTGCCCCCCAGATGATCTGTTGTAACAACTATATCGATGCCCAGTCCATTCAGTTACTGAAGCTGGAACTGGGGCTGGAGTAG
- a CDS encoding Uma2 family endonuclease, with amino-acid sequence MVSTVSPAQTYSLEAYRHLEEVAQERHEYHNGQVIPMTGGTIDHSQISGNLFLLLSLGLKHTAFKAYNSDLRVWIPTHQRGVYPDITVIQGAPQFNDDRRDEILNPHLIVEVLSNTTEAYDRGDKFRYYRSIPSFQDYLLVSQRQAAIDYYRLEADQWLLTAYQGLDATLVLRSNSLVLPLADIYEGSSLTEVG; translated from the coding sequence ATGGTTTCAACCGTTAGTCCAGCCCAAACCTATAGCCTAGAAGCCTACCGCCACTTGGAAGAAGTAGCCCAAGAACGCCATGAATACCACAACGGCCAAGTGATTCCTATGACGGGTGGCACGATCGACCACAGCCAAATTTCCGGTAATCTCTTCCTTCTCTTGAGCCTTGGCCTCAAGCATACGGCCTTCAAAGCCTACAATAGCGACCTCCGCGTTTGGATTCCCACCCATCAACGGGGGGTTTATCCTGACATCACGGTGATCCAAGGGGCACCCCAGTTTAATGACGATCGGCGGGATGAAATCCTCAATCCTCATCTGATAGTTGAAGTCCTATCCAATACAACGGAAGCCTACGATCGGGGTGACAAGTTTCGCTATTACCGATCGATTCCGAGTTTCCAAGACTATTTACTCGTGAGTCAGCGGCAGGCGGCGATCGACTATTACCGCCTGGAAGCAGACCAATGGCTTCTCACCGCCTACCAAGGACTAGATGCCACCCTGGTCTTACGCAGTAATTCGTTAGTTTTGCCCTTGGCGGATATTTATGAGGGCAGCTCCTTGACTGAAGTCGGCTAG
- a CDS encoding HD domain-containing protein codes for MLSLDRRWQQTWGWVGRSAPPTFWADLRRRYGEPHRVYHTLDHLEACFQALDQVPLHQRPPWTPRDRFCLEMALWCHDGVYDVTRSDNEDQSSQWAGQALAATGVAEATIAPIQHLITTTAHGSSPPDLTLGDGLTPWLLDLDLAILGAPWIQFQGYECQIRQEYAIIPDSEFQVGRQRVLQQFWQRNFIYHTAYGRQQWEDRARQNLESSMAALTTALDA; via the coding sequence ATGCTTAGTCTCGATCGCCGCTGGCAGCAAACCTGGGGCTGGGTGGGGCGATCGGCTCCCCCGACCTTTTGGGCCGATCTCCGCCGCCGTTATGGGGAACCCCACCGGGTCTATCACACCCTGGACCACCTGGAAGCCTGTTTCCAAGCCTTGGATCAGGTGCCCCTCCACCAAAGACCCCCCTGGACCCCCAGGGATCGCTTTTGCTTGGAAATGGCCCTATGGTGCCATGACGGGGTTTATGACGTGACCCGATCGGACAATGAAGATCAGAGTAGCCAATGGGCGGGGCAAGCCTTGGCCGCAACGGGGGTTGCCGAGGCCACGATCGCCCCCATTCAGCACCTGATTACAACAACGGCCCATGGTTCCAGCCCGCCAGACCTCACCCTTGGGGATGGCCTGACCCCTTGGCTTTTGGATCTAGACCTGGCCATTTTGGGGGCACCCTGGATCCAGTTTCAGGGCTATGAATGCCAAATTCGCCAAGAATATGCCATTATTCCCGATTCTGAGTTCCAGGTGGGTCGCCAGAGAGTTTTACAGCAGTTTTGGCAACGCAATTTCATCTACCACACGGCCTATGGGCGGCAGCAGTGGGAAGACCGGGCGCGGCAAAACCTGGAGAGTTCGATGGCGGCGCTGACCACCGCCCTGGATGCTTAG
- the pds gene encoding 15-cis-phytoene desaturase, which yields MRVAIAGAGLAGLSCAKYLVDAGHTPIVLERRDVLGGKVAAWKDEDGDWYETGLHIFFGAYPNMLQLFKELGIEDRLQWKQHTMIMNQPDRPGVYSRFDFPDIPAPWNGLVAILRNNNMLTWEEKIKFGLGLLPVMARGQAYVEEMDQYSWTQWLQKHGIPERVNDEIFIAMAKSLNFIDPDEISATVILTAMNRFLQERYGSKMAFLDGAPPERLCQPLVDHITAGGGEVRLNAPVQEFILDDNHQVTGFRIAGIQGQPEEILSVDAYVSAMPVDPLKLMLPEPWRQMEYFQKLDGLVGVPVINLHLWFDRKLTDIDHLLFSRSKLLSVYADMSNTCREYADPDRSMLELVLAPAADWIGRSDEDIVAATLEELKNLFPTHFTGANPAVLRKSHVVKTPRSVYRATPGCQQYRPSQVSPIPNFYLTGDYTMQRYLASMEGAVLSGKLTARAIVEQGQGTSGSVNPIPQAVAAKA from the coding sequence ATGCGCGTTGCGATCGCCGGAGCCGGTTTAGCAGGGTTATCCTGTGCCAAGTACTTGGTTGATGCAGGTCATACCCCCATTGTCCTGGAACGCCGGGATGTATTGGGGGGCAAGGTGGCCGCCTGGAAAGATGAGGATGGAGACTGGTACGAAACCGGCCTCCATATCTTCTTTGGAGCCTACCCCAACATGCTGCAACTCTTCAAAGAGTTGGGCATTGAGGATCGCCTTCAATGGAAACAGCACACCATGATCATGAACCAGCCGGATCGACCGGGGGTCTATTCTCGGTTTGACTTCCCCGATATTCCGGCTCCCTGGAATGGCCTGGTGGCGATCCTGCGCAACAACAACATGTTGACCTGGGAAGAGAAGATCAAGTTTGGCCTGGGCTTGCTGCCGGTGATGGCGCGGGGTCAAGCCTATGTGGAAGAAATGGATCAATATTCCTGGACCCAGTGGCTGCAAAAGCATGGCATCCCCGAACGGGTCAACGATGAAATTTTCATCGCCATGGCCAAGTCTTTGAATTTCATTGACCCCGACGAAATTTCCGCCACGGTGATCCTCACCGCCATGAACCGTTTCTTGCAGGAGCGCTACGGCTCCAAAATGGCCTTCTTGGATGGGGCACCCCCCGAACGCCTCTGTCAGCCCTTGGTGGATCACATCACCGCCGGGGGTGGGGAAGTGCGCCTCAATGCCCCCGTGCAGGAATTTATCCTAGATGATAACCATCAGGTGACAGGCTTCCGCATTGCGGGCATTCAGGGCCAACCGGAAGAGATTCTGAGCGTCGATGCCTATGTGTCTGCCATGCCGGTGGATCCCCTGAAGCTGATGCTGCCGGAACCCTGGCGACAGATGGAATACTTCCAAAAACTAGATGGTTTGGTGGGGGTACCGGTGATTAACTTGCATTTATGGTTCGATCGCAAGCTCACCGACATTGACCACCTCCTCTTCTCCCGCTCCAAGCTCCTCAGCGTCTATGCTGACATGAGCAACACCTGCCGGGAATATGCTGACCCCGATCGCTCTATGCTGGAATTGGTGCTAGCCCCCGCCGCCGACTGGATTGGACGCTCCGACGAGGACATTGTGGCCGCCACCCTAGAAGAACTTAAAAACCTCTTCCCCACCCACTTTACCGGCGCTAATCCCGCTGTTCTCCGCAAGTCCCATGTGGTCAAAACCCCCCGATCTGTTTACCGTGCCACCCCCGGTTGCCAACAGTACCGCCCTAGCCAGGTTAGCCCCATCCCCAACTTCTACCTCACGGGGGACTACACCATGCAGCGCTACTTGGCCAGCATGGAAGGGGCGGTACTTTCTGGTAAGCTGACAGCGCGAGCCATTGTGGAACAAGGCCAAGGGACATCCGGTTCCGTCAACCCCATCCCCCAAGCTGTCGCCGCCAAAGCCTGA
- a CDS encoding TldD/PmbA family protein, whose protein sequence is MAPILESLLHHPQAWFGSLDFAADWVGLRLVQQQEQILALRDANPQYQGFETHGGAMVEVMVDGHLGYGSTPQLTPEGLRHAAQRAYHQAQTMARWCLHAHSPHIRPVVSGHHPHRPEPSLLSPGETTDLLRRICQTLKVSDAVVQTRASASTLQRQSWLFSSSGTDLYQESSSLTTHYGAIAKAGNIVQSRTDNGFYARTYRGGWERESEVALLERVQRVGEEAVALLTAANCPTTATTTLVLAPDQMLLQLHESVGHPLELDRILGDERNYAGGSFVRPEDFGHKVYGSPLMTVTFDPTVEEEIASYAFDDTGHPAQRVDLIRHGLLLRGLGGLESQARLQQPGVANARATSWNRPPLDRMANLNLEPGSSSLEAMIASIESGIYMHTNRSWSIDDQRYKFQFGCELAYRIEGGEITELLRNPNYRSVTPQFWHSLVQVGDASTCETYGSPVCGKGEPNQVISVGHRSPVCVFDNIEVFGGG, encoded by the coding sequence ATGGCTCCCATCCTTGAATCCCTCCTGCACCATCCCCAAGCCTGGTTTGGGAGCCTCGACTTTGCCGCCGACTGGGTGGGGTTGCGGCTCGTGCAACAGCAGGAACAGATCCTGGCCCTGCGGGACGCTAACCCCCAATACCAAGGGTTCGAGACCCACGGGGGAGCCATGGTGGAAGTGATGGTGGATGGACACTTGGGCTATGGGTCTACCCCCCAACTCACCCCAGAGGGGTTGCGCCATGCCGCCCAACGGGCCTATCACCAAGCCCAGACCATGGCCCGCTGGTGCCTCCATGCCCACAGCCCCCACATTCGCCCGGTGGTCAGCGGTCACCATCCCCATCGCCCTGAACCCAGCCTCCTCAGCCCCGGCGAAACCACGGATCTGCTGCGGCGCATCTGCCAAACCCTCAAGGTATCCGATGCCGTGGTGCAAACCCGGGCCAGCGCCAGCACCCTTCAGCGGCAATCCTGGCTGTTTAGCAGCAGCGGCACCGACTTATATCAGGAAAGTTCTAGCCTCACCACCCACTATGGGGCGATCGCCAAAGCCGGTAACATTGTCCAAAGTCGCACCGATAACGGCTTTTATGCCCGCACCTACCGGGGAGGCTGGGAGCGGGAGTCGGAGGTGGCCCTCCTGGAGCGGGTGCAACGGGTGGGGGAAGAAGCCGTAGCTCTGCTCACAGCGGCCAACTGTCCCACCACCGCCACCACCACCCTCGTCCTGGCACCGGATCAAATGTTGCTGCAACTCCATGAAAGCGTGGGCCATCCCCTGGAGTTGGATCGCATTTTGGGGGATGAACGCAACTATGCTGGGGGCAGCTTTGTGCGCCCCGAAGACTTTGGGCACAAGGTCTATGGATCGCCCCTGATGACGGTGACCTTTGATCCCACCGTGGAAGAAGAAATTGCCAGCTATGCCTTTGATGACACGGGCCATCCCGCCCAGCGGGTGGACTTAATTCGCCATGGCCTATTGTTGCGGGGCTTGGGGGGCTTGGAAAGTCAGGCGCGGCTCCAACAGCCCGGTGTGGCCAATGCCCGCGCCACCTCCTGGAACCGGCCCCCCCTCGATCGCATGGCCAACCTCAATCTGGAACCGGGGAGCAGCAGCCTGGAGGCCATGATTGCCAGCATTGAGTCGGGTATTTATATGCACACCAACCGCTCTTGGTCCATTGATGACCAGCGTTATAAGTTTCAGTTTGGCTGCGAGTTGGCCTATCGCATTGAAGGGGGGGAAATCACAGAGCTGTTGCGTAATCCCAATTATCGATCGGTCACGCCCCAGTTTTGGCACAGCTTAGTCCAGGTGGGGGATGCTAGCACCTGCGAAACCTATGGATCCCCCGTTTGTGGCAAAGGGGAACCGAACCAGGTGATCAGTGTGGGCCATCGATCGCCGGTGTGTGTTTTTGACAATATTGAGGTGTTTGGGGGCGGTTAA
- a CDS encoding gamma-glutamylcyclotransferase family protein has product MAHLGIFVYGTLKPGGQYHQRYCQGDLQRERGFQGPFPSPLVQAAMVPGRLYHLPQGYPALTDGEGWVMGVLLRWQGAGAVLQRLLADLDDLEDYDPQTAAVGQGAGNLYDRQWRGVYHPDGRFWSYGWVYVMGRDRAQALGGRWLPGGSWPETLDQPHGGVYNAPNPNVIP; this is encoded by the coding sequence ATGGCCCATTTAGGGATTTTTGTCTATGGCACCCTGAAACCGGGGGGACAGTACCACCAGCGCTATTGCCAAGGAGACCTACAGCGAGAACGAGGGTTTCAGGGTCCGTTTCCCTCGCCCCTGGTTCAAGCCGCCATGGTGCCCGGTCGCCTCTACCACCTGCCCCAGGGCTATCCAGCGTTGACGGATGGGGAGGGCTGGGTTATGGGGGTGCTGCTGCGGTGGCAGGGGGCTGGGGCAGTGCTGCAACGGTTATTGGCCGATCTCGATGATCTAGAAGACTATGATCCCCAGACCGCAGCCGTGGGCCAGGGGGCGGGGAACCTGTACGATCGCCAATGGCGGGGGGTTTATCATCCCGATGGCCGGTTTTGGAGCTATGGCTGGGTTTATGTCATGGGGCGCGATCGTGCCCAAGCCTTGGGAGGACGATGGCTACCAGGGGGCAGTTGGCCAGAAACCCTAGACCAGCCCCATGGGGGTGTATATAATGCCCCTAACCCTAACGTCATCCCCTAA